In Streptomyces sp. NBC_00683, the DNA window GTCCCGGTCCCGACCGGTTCCGCTACCGACCTCGTCGTGACGCTGCAGCGCGAGGTCACCAAGGACGAGGTCAACGCCGCGTTCAAGAAGGCCTCCGACGACGGCGACCTCAAGGGTTTCCTGACCTACACCGAGGACCCGATCGTGTCCTCGGACATCGTCGGCGACCCGTCCTCCTGCACCTTCGACTCCTCCCTGACCATGGTCCAGGAGGGTACGTCGGTGAAGATCCTCGGCTGGTACGACAACGAGTGGGGTTACTCCAACCGCCTCGTCGACCTGACGGTCTTCGTCGGCGAGCAGCTCTGATCCTCGGATCGGCAGGCATCTCGATGTGAGTAAGGGGCTCGGGCGGCGCAACGTGGCGCCGTCCGAGCCCCTTGCGTGCTCATCCGTCCTTCCAAGGAGTACCGCGAACAAGATGAAGACGATCGACGAACTTCTCGCCGAAGGGGTCGCCGGCAAGCGGGTATTCGTCCGCGCCGACCTCAACGTGCCGCTCGACGGCACCACGATCACCGACGACGGCCGCATCCGCGCCGTCCAGCCGACGGTCGCCAGGCTCGCCGAAGCCGGCGCGCGGGTCGTCGTCGCCTCGCACCTCGGCCGCCCCAAGGGCGCCCCGGACCCGGCGTTCTCGCTGGCTCCCGCCGCCGCGCGCCTCGGTGAGCTGCTCGGTGCCGAGGTCGCCTTCGCGACCGACACCGTCGGCGAGTCCGCCCGCGCCACGGTCGCCGCTCTCACCGACGGCCAGGTCGCCGTCATCGAGAACCTCCGCTTCAACGCCGGCGAGACGTCGAAGGACGACGCCGAGCGCGGCGCCTTCGCCGATCAGCTCGCCGAGCTCGCCGACGTGTACGTGGGCGACGGCTTCGGTGCCGTCCACCGCAAGCACGCCTCGGTCTTCGACCTTCCGGCCCGGCTCCCGCACGCGGCCGGCGGCCTGATCGCCACCGAGGTCGGCGTCCTCAAGAAGCTCACCGAGGACGTCACGCGCCCCTACGCCGTGGTCCTCGGCGGCTCCAAGGTCTCCGACAAGCTCGGCGTGATCGACCACCTGCTGGAGAAGGCCGACCGCATCCTCATCGGCGGCGGCATGGCCTACACCTTCCTCAAGGCCCAGGGCCACGAGGTCGGCAGCTCCCTCCTCCAGGAGGACCAGATCCCGGCGGTGCTCGGCTACCTCAAGCGCGCCGAGGAGAAGGGCGTGGAGTTCGTGCTCCCCGTCGACGTCGTCGTCTCCGCGCAGTTCCCGGACCTCAAGGCCAAGACCCCGGGCAATCCCACCACCGTCGCCGCCGACGCCATTCCGGCCGGCGTGATGGGCCTGGACAACGGCCCGGAGACCAACAAGCTCTACGCCTCGAAGCTCGCCGACGCGGCCACCGTCTTCTGGAACGGCCCGATGGGCGTCTTCGAGCACCCCGACTACGCCGAGGGCACCAGGGCGGTCGCCCAGGCCCTCGTCGACTCCTCGGCCTTCAGCGTCGTCGGCGGCGGGGACTCCGCAGCCGCCGTCCGCATCCTGGGCTTCGACGAGAACGCATTCGGCCATATCTCGACCGGTGGCGGCGCCAGCCTCGAATACCTCGAGGGCAAGACGCTTCCCGGCCTCGCCGCACTGGAGGACTGACCCTTAATGAGCACCCGCACCCCGCTGATGGCGGGCAACTGGAAGATGAACCTCAACCACCTCGAGGCCATCGCCCACACCCAGAAGCTCGCCTTCGCGCTGGCCGACAAGGACTACGACGCCGTAGAGGTCGCCGTCCTGCCGCCCTTCACCGACCTGCGCTCCGTGCAGACCCTGATCGACGGCGACAAGCTGAAGATCAAGTACGGCGCCCAGGACATCTCCGCGCACGACTCCGGCGCGTACACCGGTGAGATCTCCGGCCCGATGCTCGCCAAGCTGAAGTGCACGTACGTGGCCGTCGGCCACAGCGAGCGCCGCCAGTACCACGGCGAGAACGACGAGATCTGCAACGCCAAGGTGAAGGCCGCCTACAAGCACGGTCTGACGCCGATCCTCTGCGTCGGTGAGGGCCTGGACATCCGCAAGGCCGGTGAGCAGGTCTCCCACACCCTCGCGCAGCTCGACGGTGCCCTGAAGGACGTCCCGGCCGAGCAGGCCGAGTCCATCGTCATCGCGTACGAGCCGGTCTGGGCCATCGGGACCGGCGAGGTCGCCACCCCCGAGGACGCCCAGGAGGTCTGCGGTGCGATCCGCCGCCGCCTCGCCGAGCTGTACTCGCAGGAGCTGGCCGACGCCGTCCGTATCCAGTACGGCGGCTCGGTGAAGTCCGGCAACGTCGCGGCCATCATGGCGCAGCCCGACGTGGACGGTGCGCTCATCGGCGGCGCCGCCCTGGACGCCGACGAGTTCGTCAAGATCGTCCGCTTCCGCGACCAGTGAGTATGCGGTAGCGCCGATCCGTCGTACCCTTGCGGGGGCCGAGAGGGGTATCCCCCTCAGGCCCCCGCTGTTCGTACATGCAGTCCTAAAGATTCCGGAAAGTAGGGACCAGCCGTGATTTTGGCGTTCGAGATCGCCCTGATCGTCTTCAGCCTGCTGCTGATGCTGCTGGTGCTGATGCACAAGGGAAAGGGCGGCGGCCTCTCCGACATGTTCGGTGGCGGAATGCAGTCGTCCGTGGGCGGCTCGTCGGTCGCCGAGCGTAACCTCGACCGCATTACCGTTGTGGTTGGTCTGGCCTGGTTCGCGTGCATTGTCGTCCTTGGTCTGCTCATCAAGCTGGACAGCTGACCCGTCGTTCGCGATTCCCGGTGAGGGTGTAACTCCTTCTACTGGACGCGCGTTGGGCCTTACGTAGACTGGGGCATCTTCGAGCACCATCACGCAGGGAGTTACGACCGTGGCAAGTGGCAACGCGATCCGGGGAAGCCGGGTCGGAGCGGGGCCGATGGGGGAGGCCGAGCGCGGCGAGTCCGCGCCGCGCCTCCGCATCTCCTTCTGGTGCTCGAACGAGCACGAGACGCAGCCGAGCTTCGCCCATGACGCGCAGGTACCGGAGACCTGGGACTGCCCGCGGTGCGGCTTCCCGGCCGGCCAGGACCGGGACAATCCGCCGGCGCCCCCGCGCACCGAGCCGTACAAGACGCACCTGGCGTACGTGCGCGAGCGGCGCAGTGACGCGGACGGCGAAGCGATCCTCGCCGAAGCCCTCGCGAAACTCCGCGGCGAAATCTGAGAGCTGTTCACCGGCCGGTCACCCCACGGGTGCCCGGCCGGAATCCGTATGTCGTCCCGCAGCCCGCTGCTGCCCCGTCGCGCCCTTCACATCAATTAGGTTGGTGGGGCAGCGGGGATGTTGCAGGTACGAGAAGAAGTGGGCGATTTCCCGGATGAACGCACAAAGCCGAACGAAGCTCAATCAGACGCCCGAGTGGACGGCTCTCGGCAAGCACCGTGAGGAGTTCGGCGGCACCGGTCTGCGTCAGCTTTTCGCGGACGCGCCTGACCGCGGGAGCGCGTACACCCTCCGGGTCGGCGACCTCCACATCGATTACTCCAAGCACCTGGTCACCGACGAGACGCTGGGCCTGCTGCGCGAGCTCGCCGCCGCCACGGACGTCGCCGGGCTGCGGGACGCGATGTTCCGCGGCGACAAGATCAACACCACCGAGGACCGCGCCGTCCTGCACACCGCGCTCCGCGCCCCGCGCGACGCCGTGATCGAGGTCGACGGCGAGAACGTGGTGCCGGCCGTGCACGCCGTCCTCGACAAGATGGCCGCCTTCTCCGACCGGGTCAGGGCGGGCGAGTGGACCGGTCACACCGGCAAGCCCATCAAGAACATCGTGAACATCGGCATCGGCGGCTCCGACCTCGGCCCCGCCATGGCGTACGAGGTGCTGCGCTCCTTCACGGACCGCTCGCTCACCGTCCGCTTCGTGTCCAACGTCGACGGTGCGGACCTGCACGAGGCCGTACAGGGACTCGACCCGGCGGAGACGCTGTTCATCGTCGCGTCCAAGACCTTCACCACGATCGAGACCATCACCAACGCCACCTCCGCCCGCGACTGGCTGCTGACCGAGCTGAGGGCCGGTCAGGACGCCGTCGCCAAGCACTTCGTGGCGCTGTCGACCAACGCGGACAAGGTCGCGGACTTCGGTATCGACACGGCCAACATGTTCGAGTTCTGGGACTGGGTCGGCGGCCGCTACTCCTACGACTCGGCGATCGGTCTCTCGCTGATGATCGCCATCGGTCCGGACCGGTTCCGCGAGATGCTCGACGGCTTCCACCTCGTCGACGAGCACTTCCGCACCGCGCCCGCCGAGGAGAACGCTCCGCTCCTGCTGGGTCTGCTGGGTGTCTGGTACGGCGCGTTCTTCGACGCCCAGTCCCACGCCGTGCTGCCCTACAGCCACTACCTGTCCAAGTTCACCGCGTACTTGCAGCAGCTGGACATGGAGTCCAACGGCAAGTCCGTGGACCGGGACGGCGATCCGGTCGACTGGCAGACCGGCCCGGTCGTCTGGGGCACCCCCGGCACCAACGGCCAGCACGCCTACTACCAGCTGATCCACCAGGGCACGAAGGTCATCCCGGCGGACTTCATCGGCTTCGCCGCGCCCGTCGGCGACCTGCTGCCCGGCCTGATCGCCCAGCACGACCTGCTGATGGCCAACTTCTTCGCCCAGACCCAGGCCCTCGCCTTCGGCAAGACGCCCGACGAGGTCCGCGCGGAGGGCGTCGCCGAGGAACTCGTTCCGCACAAGACGTTCCGCGGCAACCACCCGACGACCACGATCCTCGCCGACCGGCTCACCCCGTCGGTGCTCGGCCAGCTGATCGCCCTGTACGAGCACAAGGTCTTCGTCCAGGGCGCCGTCTGGAACATCGACTCCTTCGACCAGTGGGGCGTCGAGCTCGGCAAGGTCCTCGCCAGGAAGATCGAGCCGGTCCTGACCGACGGCACCGGCGCGGAGGAGCTCGACAGCTCCACCGCCGCCCTCGTCTCCGCGTACCGCACGCTGCGGGGTCGCTGAGCCGATGGGCAGGGGGGCGGGGACGGTAGTACTCAGGCCGCCGCGGAACACACCGGCTCCGCGGGCCGTCGGCTGGTGGCGGGCCCAGTGGCTGCTGCTGACGGCCGCTCCGGTGGCCGTGCTGGGACTGCTGGGAGCCTTCATCGCCCCGGCCAGGTCCTGGCTGCTGGTGCCCGCGGCGGCGCTGGCGGTCCTCGGCCTGCTGTGCGCCGTCCTCTTCCCCCTCTGGTGGTTCCGCACCCATCGGTGGGAGGTCACCGACGACGCGGTCTATGTACGGACCGGTGTCTTCCTGCAGGAGTGGCGGATCGCGCCGATGTCCCGCATCCAGACCGTGGACACCGTGCGGGGCCCGCTGGAGCAGCTCTTCGGACTGGCCACGGTCACGGTCACCACCGCGTCGGCCAAGGGGGCCGTGCGGATCGAGGGCCTCGGCCACGAGGTCGCGGCCGAGCTCGTCGAACGGCTGACCAGGGTCACGCAGGCCACCCCCGGGGACGCCACGTGAGCACCGCCGCGGCCGAGGACCCCCGGTGGCGGCGGATCCACCCGCGCACGGTGCTGGTCACCGCGCTCGTCACGGCAGGAGTCGCGGCCGGCGCAGCCGTACCGGTCGTCCTCGGTCTGTCCGGCCGGTTCGGATACGCGCGAGCCGTCGGCTGGGCGTTGGCCGGGGCCGCCGTCCTGATCGGGTGCGCCGCCGCCGGTGACTACGTGCGGTGGCGGCGCACCCGCTACCGCATCGGCCCCGAACGCGTCGATCTGCACACCGGACTTCTGCTGGTCAAACGGCGCTCACTGGACCGGACACGGATCCGCAGCGTCGACCTCACCGCCCCCGTCCAGCTGCGGCTCCTCGGTCTGGTCACGGTGCGCATCGGCACCGGTGAACAGGCCGGCAGCGAATCCACCCTGGAACTCGACCCCGTCACCCGGGCCGAGGGGGAGCGGCTGCGCCACGAACTCCTCGACCGTGCCGCGGAGCCAGGTTCCGGTACGCACCGCGAGGGCGAACTGGCCACGCTCGACCCGCGCTGGATCCGCTACGCACCGGTCTCCTTCGTCGCTCCCGCGCTGGGCGGTGCCGCGGTCGGCGGGCTGCTGCAGATCAGCGAGTGGGCGGGGGTGCAGGGCGAGGTGATCGACTGGGTCGCCGACCGCTTCCTCGACACCCCGCTGGTCTGGGCGATCGTGGTCATGGCGGGGGCCGCCCTGGCCGCCGGTGTCGTCGGGGCACTCGGCCTCTGGGTCGAGATGTGGTGGAACTACCGCCTGGAACGCGAACCCGGCGGGACCCTGCGGGTGCGGCGGGGGCTGCTGACCTCCCGCTCCCTCTCCGTCGAGGAACGCCGGCTGCGCGGAGTGGACCTGGTGGAACCGCTCGGCGTGCGGCTGTTCGGCGCCGCGCGGGTCGACGCGATCACCACGGGGCTGGCCAAGGACGAGGAATCGCAGGGCGCCGACCACAACACCCTGCTCCCGGCCGCGCCCCGCCCGCTGGCCGA includes these proteins:
- a CDS encoding phosphoglycerate kinase produces the protein MKTIDELLAEGVAGKRVFVRADLNVPLDGTTITDDGRIRAVQPTVARLAEAGARVVVASHLGRPKGAPDPAFSLAPAAARLGELLGAEVAFATDTVGESARATVAALTDGQVAVIENLRFNAGETSKDDAERGAFADQLAELADVYVGDGFGAVHRKHASVFDLPARLPHAAGGLIATEVGVLKKLTEDVTRPYAVVLGGSKVSDKLGVIDHLLEKADRILIGGGMAYTFLKAQGHEVGSSLLQEDQIPAVLGYLKRAEEKGVEFVLPVDVVVSAQFPDLKAKTPGNPTTVAADAIPAGVMGLDNGPETNKLYASKLADAATVFWNGPMGVFEHPDYAEGTRAVAQALVDSSAFSVVGGGDSAAAVRILGFDENAFGHISTGGGASLEYLEGKTLPGLAALED
- the tpiA gene encoding triose-phosphate isomerase; amino-acid sequence: MSTRTPLMAGNWKMNLNHLEAIAHTQKLAFALADKDYDAVEVAVLPPFTDLRSVQTLIDGDKLKIKYGAQDISAHDSGAYTGEISGPMLAKLKCTYVAVGHSERRQYHGENDEICNAKVKAAYKHGLTPILCVGEGLDIRKAGEQVSHTLAQLDGALKDVPAEQAESIVIAYEPVWAIGTGEVATPEDAQEVCGAIRRRLAELYSQELADAVRIQYGGSVKSGNVAAIMAQPDVDGALIGGAALDADEFVKIVRFRDQ
- the secG gene encoding preprotein translocase subunit SecG, which produces MILAFEIALIVFSLLLMLLVLMHKGKGGGLSDMFGGGMQSSVGGSSVAERNLDRITVVVGLAWFACIVVLGLLIKLDS
- a CDS encoding RNA polymerase-binding protein RbpA, which produces MASGNAIRGSRVGAGPMGEAERGESAPRLRISFWCSNEHETQPSFAHDAQVPETWDCPRCGFPAGQDRDNPPAPPRTEPYKTHLAYVRERRSDADGEAILAEALAKLRGEI
- the pgi gene encoding glucose-6-phosphate isomerase: MNAQSRTKLNQTPEWTALGKHREEFGGTGLRQLFADAPDRGSAYTLRVGDLHIDYSKHLVTDETLGLLRELAAATDVAGLRDAMFRGDKINTTEDRAVLHTALRAPRDAVIEVDGENVVPAVHAVLDKMAAFSDRVRAGEWTGHTGKPIKNIVNIGIGGSDLGPAMAYEVLRSFTDRSLTVRFVSNVDGADLHEAVQGLDPAETLFIVASKTFTTIETITNATSARDWLLTELRAGQDAVAKHFVALSTNADKVADFGIDTANMFEFWDWVGGRYSYDSAIGLSLMIAIGPDRFREMLDGFHLVDEHFRTAPAEENAPLLLGLLGVWYGAFFDAQSHAVLPYSHYLSKFTAYLQQLDMESNGKSVDRDGDPVDWQTGPVVWGTPGTNGQHAYYQLIHQGTKVIPADFIGFAAPVGDLLPGLIAQHDLLMANFFAQTQALAFGKTPDEVRAEGVAEELVPHKTFRGNHPTTTILADRLTPSVLGQLIALYEHKVFVQGAVWNIDSFDQWGVELGKVLARKIEPVLTDGTGAEELDSSTAALVSAYRTLRGR
- a CDS encoding PH domain-containing protein, with product MGRGAGTVVLRPPRNTPAPRAVGWWRAQWLLLTAAPVAVLGLLGAFIAPARSWLLVPAAALAVLGLLCAVLFPLWWFRTHRWEVTDDAVYVRTGVFLQEWRIAPMSRIQTVDTVRGPLEQLFGLATVTVTTASAKGAVRIEGLGHEVAAELVERLTRVTQATPGDAT
- a CDS encoding PH domain-containing protein; this encodes MSTAAAEDPRWRRIHPRTVLVTALVTAGVAAGAAVPVVLGLSGRFGYARAVGWALAGAAVLIGCAAAGDYVRWRRTRYRIGPERVDLHTGLLLVKRRSLDRTRIRSVDLTAPVQLRLLGLVTVRIGTGEQAGSESTLELDPVTRAEGERLRHELLDRAAEPGSGTHREGELATLDPRWIRYAPVSFVAPALGGAAVGGLLQISEWAGVQGEVIDWVADRFLDTPLVWAIVVMAGAALAAGVVGALGLWVEMWWNYRLEREPGGTLRVRRGLLTSRSLSVEERRLRGVDLVEPLGVRLFGAARVDAITTGLAKDEESQGADHNTLLPAAPRPLAEVIAAEVLRERRTPTGAPLTAHPRAARSRRLRRALGAVAVPVLTLAVLGAVLTPVLLWIALACAVVFLPLAVLLALDAYRALGHTVSGDYLVTRSGTVRRSTAALQRTGVIGWTVKQSCFQRRAGLLSVTATTAAGAGAYTAHDTDASEGLTFAAEAVPGLLEPFLERS